A part of Candidatus Thorarchaeota archaeon genomic DNA contains:
- the galT gene encoding galactose-1-phosphate uridylyltransferase: MSRLRWNPLLGEWVITTPSRAERPFQETDRKCPFCPGQEETTGKWKVLTLDNKFSALDPVVGPVPLDGGLVMDAPAYGTCKVIILSPNHNEQIENMDDEQILLVFNEYLEVFENLDQMKGISYVMQFENRGESIGVSLNHPHAQVYALPFIPPRIRREINQSKKRWVGENTCLICEIIQNELEQGTRILKETDEFVSCVPFFARLPYEVHIYPKRHVHSLSDLDDSLLGLGRIVRDVVKRYSNVFDETAYVMSFHTRPSTGDYPFWHFHVEFYPPWRDKSRRKHLAGIELGAGTYTNDSLPEQRAQELREAL; the protein is encoded by the coding sequence ATGAGCCGCTTGCGCTGGAATCCCCTTCTCGGAGAATGGGTAATTACTACTCCCAGTAGAGCTGAACGGCCGTTTCAGGAAACTGATCGAAAATGCCCATTTTGTCCGGGCCAAGAAGAAACAACAGGAAAGTGGAAGGTCCTGACGCTCGACAATAAATTCTCGGCGTTGGACCCAGTAGTTGGACCAGTACCACTTGATGGCGGCTTGGTAATGGATGCACCTGCATACGGGACATGCAAAGTCATTATTCTATCACCAAATCATAATGAACAGATAGAGAATATGGATGATGAACAGATTCTCTTGGTGTTCAACGAGTATCTCGAAGTCTTTGAGAACTTGGACCAGATGAAAGGAATCTCGTATGTGATGCAGTTCGAAAACAGGGGCGAATCCATTGGTGTAAGTCTCAATCATCCCCATGCACAAGTTTACGCTCTCCCCTTCATTCCCCCTCGAATACGTCGTGAAATCAACCAGTCTAAGAAAAGATGGGTGGGAGAGAATACGTGTCTCATATGTGAAATCATACAAAATGAGCTTGAACAGGGAACGCGCATTCTCAAGGAAACTGATGAATTCGTATCCTGTGTCCCCTTCTTTGCCAGACTACCATATGAGGTACATATCTATCCAAAAAGGCATGTTCACAGCTTGAGCGATCTAGATGATAGTTTGCTAGGTCTAGGGAGGATAGTGCGTGATGTTGTCAAAAGATATAGCAATGTCTTTGATGAGACAGCTTACGTCATGTCATTTCACACTCGACCATCCACAGGAGATTATCCATTTTGGCATTTCCATGTAGAGTTCTACCCACCTTGGCGGGACAAGAGCCGACGTAAGCATCTAGCTGGCATAGAACTTGGAGCAGGGACTTACACAAATGATTCTCTCCCTGAGCAACGTGCTCAAGAACTTCGGGAGGCTCTTTAG